DNA from Delphinus delphis chromosome 8, mDelDel1.2, whole genome shotgun sequence:
GGGATTTGGAGCCCCTCGTGCGCCCATTAACAGCCACCCACTGCAGAATCACCCAGAAACCTCAGAGTCCCACTGATGGGTGTGCCACAGTACTCCCTGGTGCCCCAGCACCTGGAGCACCCCCTCGGTGCTCTCCCTCAGGGACTCCCACCCAGACCCAAGTGGCTGGGCTCAAATCCTGCTGGGACCCTGGGCAAGTGAGTGAACgcccgtgtgtgagtgtgtgcacagAAGCATGCATGTGTACGTgcaagtgtgtgcgtgtgtgtctgtccGTGTGGCAGAGAGGGAGCTTCCCACACATTTCTGTTTGGGACCCCAGAGGGCCAGCCAGGAGCATTTCTAAACAAGGCCAGTAGGGCTGCAGGCTGAGGGGCTACAGTGGAATTTCCTGTGCTACCCAAGCTGGGTGAGGTGAGCCACAGTTCTCTCCAGATCCTCAGAACAAGAGGGTCCCTGGTTCTGAGCATCTGGTTTCTCAGTTCTCAGCTTCTGATTCCAAGAGTCTCAAATTCCCGAGTTTCAGACGCCACGGCTGGAAGAAGCCAGGAAGATTGGGcaatccccacccccagccccttggGAGAGGAGTGCCTCCAGCTCACCACCTGGAGCGTGGGGTGCTGACACACCTGCAGGGGGCCCCGGGATCCCTGTCCACAAGGAGTGAGCACAGCCAGACGCTCAGAGACTTGGGCGGCCCCTCGGGCTAGGCTCCCAGGCTCGACTGTGAGGGCTTAAGGTTCCCTCAGCTGGGCCCTTCCAAGCCTGGTAATGGTGAGGAGAATCCACTCCCCCATGACCACTCTCTCCAACCACAGAGCCAGGCCTGGACCCTGCCTATCCCTCCACCCCACACTGCCTGCTGCCCTAAGCACTGGCTGCTGTGTTGCCTCAAGCAACTCACTACACCTCTCTGAACCCTACACTCTTCCTTAGTAAGTAGGTTCTCCTAACACCCTCCTCTCAGAATCATGGTGCAAAGTGAGACGCTGTGTACAGCGACTGGGAAAGTACAAGGAGGAAATCCAGagaggaagcccgtgtgcctctCAGGAAGCTCAGTGCTTCACTAGCTTTAAGTCATTTCATCTTCCCAGTGACCCGATGAGGAAAGAACCATTACTATCCCCACCGACAGATGAGCAAACAGGCTCCGAGAGGCTGCTCAGGGTCACGCGGGTGGTGGCTGGCGGCAGCGCCAGGCTGGGTCCCTCACACTACCGTACACTGGCTCAGTGGGAGGCAGGAGCTCAGGAAACGGCGGGTCTCTCTGCTCGGTGGTTTCTCACAGGTTCCGTGGACAGCAGGTCCTCATTTCCCATTCCCTGCACTCCCCCCGACCCAGTCTCAGGAGCAGAACCAGGCCTTCTACTGCTGTCCTCAGGGTGGGAAGCCTGGGTTCCCGTCTCTGTTCCGCCCACCCCTCCCAGAAGTACCTTCAGGAGTGGAtggaggctggggctggagggcagggcttGGGGAAGGGAAATGAGGCGGCAGCAGCTGCTCTGGGCAGGGCTCTGGGGTGGAGGAAGACGGGGATGCGAGACCTGCCCAGGGAGCTGTTCCCAAGCAAAGCCCCAAGAGCGGCCTTGGAAGCGGGGCCTGCCCTTGTCTCGGGGGAGAAGCCGGCCTTGCCCGGGCCTGAGCCCTCAGATGGGATGGGGGCATCGGCCCTTCCCATCCCAGGGGGCCAGGGTCATGGGGTCGAAGGTCCACAGACCCAGAGCTTGATCCACGTGCACCCCATCGCTGGCCCCTCCACACACCCTCTGTGACTTCGAGCCGGCAGCCTCCTCCCCGGGCCTCTGTTGTCACCGTCCACAAATTGAGTGAGGGTCAGGGTCAAGGTCAGGTGGGGCACTAAGGCGACATGGTGACATGGGTCTTCTCTGGTCAGTGGGGCAGGGCCGCAAGGGGCTTCCGAGAACCAGGCTGTTCCCTTTAGAAGgtctgaggctgggagagggtcAGGGGCTGCCTGAGGACATACAGCATGTTAGGGAAATCGGGGCACAGGCCTGATCCCACCCCACCTCTCAGTCACTCCCCTGTCCCGTCTGCCTCCTGCCCGGCCACCCTGCAAGGGAGGGAGACTCCAGATTGAGCACGGCTTGGTGGGTCCCCACCATCCCCTGTGGGCCCCAAGTGTCTCCCCGAGGCCTCAGCATGGCTCTCTCCATGCCTCATACAGAGGCTGGTCTGGGGGCCACTGGAGAAAAAACTGTCAGGGCTGTTGGTtcctggctgggtgtcaggggaCCTAGTTTCAAACCCCATGCTGATGtctgaccttgggccagtcaccacctgctctgggcctcagccctGAAAGcggcaggaggagggggcaggggtgtgcagggggcccagggaggggtgGCTCCTGGGAAGAGAACACATACCACGAGGCGGGGACACACAGGTTTTACCGGGGACACGCAGTGAGCACGGCAGAGGCACTCACATGCCTGCACAGAGCAGACGCGCTGGGGAGCGGATACAAGCAGTCTGCAGCCAGAGGGGCCCCAGAGCTGCAGGGAGGGGTCAAGCAGAGAGGCAGAAGGACAGGGCCATCCACAGGGGTCTAGCCTCCAGGCTCCCCCGGAGTCAGCAGAGAAGCAGGCAGGAATCCAAGCATGTCCCGGAACAGACACCCGAGCTTCAGGTTAGAAAGGACCATCGCTCACACCACGGCCAAATCTCCCACTGAAGAATCGACTCCAACTGCTTCTGCTTGCCTGCCTCCAAAGTGGGGGCCTGCCCTCCCGGCAGCCCTGGCCACTAGGGTTGGCTCTGACCCTCCATCTCTCAGTGCCTCTgctcccagggccctgcagcccccCGATGGCTCTGCTTCACGAGGGAAATGTCACGGGCACGTCCCTGACACAAAACAGGGCTGACCTGGAGACACGGTGTTGGGGGCGCTTCCTGAAGTGCCCTCGGCTGGTGCCAGGCCTCAGAGGAGCTCACTGGGCCTGTGCAGCGTGAGGGGGGCTTggaactgaatctgctggcaattgtgcctcagtttccctctgttTGGTGAGTGGGTTCTGCCCTGTGACCTCTGAGGCCAGTGTTCCGCCGTCACACCACACTGTCACCTCCAGCCCACTTCTGACCATCACCATCACAGCTCCCCTCCAAGGCTGCCCCCGATTCCCACCCCTCAACCCCACCAAAGGTGCCGCACCAGGATGACACACCTGCCTTCTCCGACCAGTTAGCCAGGAAAAGCCTGACATCCCAGGAGGGCACACCTCAGGCCCCAGAGATGTTACTGTCTCCAGCTCCAGGGCTCTGGACCCCCTCTCTCCAGCTtcccccaggcagagggaaaccTGTTTACTACACTGTTCCCCACTTCACCGGCTCAGGAGCTTCCCCTCCCCAAGGCCATCCTGATCAAGCCCCTGCTAAGGGCCACCAGGGAACCAGCTGGGCAATTCAGGCTTATCCACAGGGCAGGTACGGAATACAACCATATGAACATAGCATGCTCTCTCTCAagacatatgtgtatgtacagaTAGATACATCTCTATGCAACGTTTCTGAGATCTCCCCCTTCACTTCTCCCCTCCTGAAGTCCCAGAAAACCAAGAGCTGGCCTGCACAGCCTCCAGCGTGCCAGCCACTGCCCACTGCCCAAATCAgccctcacagcaaccctgcccAATGTCTTAAGAGCCCTGAGGTGTCGTGGGCCCACACAAGGCGCCTGGAGCAGCAGGCTGAGTGTTCACCTCCAGACACGGACACTGGGAAGGGGCATCGTGGCCAGGAGGGCAGCAGATGCCTGCGTGCCAGACTCTCCAAGGAAGCTGCTTTGTCATCTCTCTGTCATCTCTGGGCCCCTGTCTCCGGAGGAAGCCCAATGGCTGGTTCCTTAGAGGTGTCTCTCTCggtctgtgtctgtctctgtcttggtctctcagtctctctcccaACAATGGAGCAGAGAGAAGGCCATCTCCCATGGCCTCTCCATCTTCCCACACTAGCCCCGACCAGGTCTCCATGGTCTACGGCAGAAGCAGCGGCAGCCAGGTCAGCTTCTAGACTACGGAGCCCTTGCATCTTCCTCCCGTGAACAGGAGCGCCAGCaccagggaaaggagagaaggaaggacgcAGGCTCAGGGGTCCCGGCCAAGCCAAGTACAGGCCAGCAGCTAGAATAAtgtccccaaacacacacatggGGGAAAGGGGTATGGGCAGGGGTCAGGCAGGTGGGCCAAGGGAGAGGGTAGCAGCGGGCAGCTGCCATCAGAGCTGGCTAAAGACCACGGAGGCCTTGAGGTTGGCAGGCTCGACGCCCTCGCTGAAGGTGATGAGGAAGTACATGACCTTGCGGATCTTGGCCAGCTCGGACAGGCGCTCCCCAAACTCCAGGGCGTCGGCCTCATTCCAATCCATGGCTTCCGAGTCCTCCTTGCGCCAGAAGATGGCAGCGCGGTCCAGCAGCTGCCGCGTCATGAGGTTGGTGAGGTCGGGCATCCAGATCTGGGAGGTGCCCGTGATGGTGACCTTGCCCGGCTTGTCCAGCACGACGTCCAGCCTCTGCTGCTGGGTGAAGTCGATGCGGTACATGGACTCGGCTGGCGGCGGCAGCTTCTCGCCATCCTGGCGCTTCCCCCCGCGCTGCTTCAGACTCTCCACGCGCAGCCGCATCTGCTTGGTCAGGTCCTCGCCCAGGACCAGGGGCGTGTCCAGCTGGGTCGGCTTCGGCTCGTCCTCCGCCATGGCCCCCTTGCTGCTGCCGCCTCCACCGTCCAGGAGCCGAGTGGACTGGGGCCTCACGGCCAAGGCGAGAGGCCACCAAAGAGGGGCCCCGTCTCCCCTTTCGCCCCCCTTCTCGTCTCGCCCCTCTTTGCCACTGGctcttcccagccccaccccgtcCTCAAAATGGAGTGTGCAGGAGGGCGGGCGTCCCCACGTGCCTCGGTAATGGAGGTACTGCAGGCCGGCAGGAGGGTGGCAGGCTCCTCAGGGACCAGCTGTGGCAACCGCGCTGGCCACCACGGATGGGCTGAGAGCTGGCTTGCTGTGAAGAGGGAGCACTGCTTACAGGCAGTAAGAGGGCAGGAGGCGGGGGGCAAGCGCTCACTGGAGACACAGCAGGAGAGGCTGAAGAGCCCCTGGCAGGAGGGTGGGAAATAGGGCCCAGAGGGGCCCACCGATTTGAGACTTGAAGTCACCTAAGCCGAACCTTGGCGCTCTCCTTGACTCGGCCTCACGCGCACCCCTCCACGCCCGATGGGCAAGGCCTGTGGATGACCCTGGAAACACgtctccccagccccactgccagGACCCCGGcccagccaccatcatctctcacctagaCCGATGTTCTCAAACTTCAGGGAGCATCAAAACCAGCTGCAGGACTTAAAACTCAGtgtgctgggccccaccccagagtttctgatttaatcGGTCTCGGATGCGGCCTGAGAACCTGCATTTCTAGCaacctcccaggtgatgctgataccgCTGGTCCAGGAGCGGtattttgagaatcactgacctGGATGATTCTTGCCTGCTGGCCCCACCTCAACCCTGTGCTGCATGGCAGCCACATGCCCAGGAAGCTCTTCTACTAAAATCCCACCACTTATCACCCCTGtgttgagcctcagtttcccccaggaGACTTGAGGCCATGGAAGAATCTGACAAACGTCTGTATCCCCGGTGCCTGAGGGGGAACCAGGAGCTCAGCTGTTATACGTGGGCAGATGGAAGAACTGTGAGCATAactgggggtgagggtgagggagaggggaagcTGCCATGACACTGCCACACACAGAAAAGAGGACAGGAGCACAGGCCAAAGTGTAATACCTGAAAACAATCTGAAGGGCCCAGTGGACCACAAGCGCAGTCAATTGCTAGATGGAAGCTAAGTAAGTCAGTGGGGTCTTGGGCTACACAAACAGCAAGAGGGTCACCAAAGGGGACCACGCACCCGATCCTGTTAAGACAACACCTCAAGCCCTTGGGTCAGTTCTGGGGGCTGCTGACAGCAATTCCCCGATGGTATTCGAGAAAACCAGGCAGCAAATGTTAAACTGCCTGTCCCTCACAGAACCTTTTCCTTTGTAGCTGGAGCAGCAGAGGAGAGGGGAACAATGTGTCTGGGGAGTGACTGTTCGGGGAGCTTCTCTCTCCTTCATGAGGAGGAGCTATTTCCTTCCCAGCactaaattttgatttttatttgtacatttgCTTCGTTTTTGTCTGTGATGTCTCCCCACcaagagggcagggactgtggctGTCTGGTTCATCACTCTAGTCACTACCTAGCACAGGGCTGCCACATAGGAGGCCCTCAGAaatcctgaatgaatgaatgaacgaatgacaCTGACAAGAGAATAGCTGATGGATCATGGGGCCTAAGGACAAGGATGACAAGAGGAAGACGGGCACATGGGGAGAGAGTACACGCGCATTGACCGAAGTCAAAATGTGGTTTAGAGACATCTGTGCGTCGGGcacaggaaggagggagacggcTGGAAGGTGAGGGTGATGGAGGAACAGAACCAAGAACTGGGCCAGGGTGATGAGGGCAGGGTGTCAGCCACACAGGCACAGTAACCCCTGGGACGCAGCAGTACTTGGGGTGGGAAAGGCTGGGAAACTGGAGGTGCTGAGCCCTTGATGCCTGGGTGCCAGGGTAGCTGGGTGCCAGGGGATGGCTGTAAGGTGGGCTGCTggtgggggccgggggtggggggagtgggggactAATGGCATGAGCGTGCAGGGGTCTATATGGGGAGGGTGTGGTCTGGAGGCATCACTGAAGGGAGAGAATGCCGCCACCGCTCCGGGCCTGCAGGACATGGTGGGAGGTGTCCAGCTTCTACCAATGAGGATTCAGAGGCCGCAGGACCCTGGGGAAGGGCCTGGTCTCGGCCTGGGCAGAGGGTTACCGACCGGCAGGAAGAGGCTGAAGGTGGAAGCCGTTACCAGGGCTGGGGCCTCACAGAcaggcagggcaggagggagggagccgtGGGGACCAAGGACGgccagaggggaaggaagggcaggCGGGAGGCTGCGGGTGGGGCTGGCCCACTGCTTCCCACAAACCTCTGCTTGGCCACCAGATGCCTTGGGAGGCCCCACCAAAGGCTGGACGTAGGAGtgaatagagaagagaaaagcaaggTCCAGACTGGCATCCGTGACTGCAAACATGTGATCGTAACAAATGAACAAGCCCCTCTTTAACCCCCAATggaaaaaagactagaaggaaatgtAGAAAACCCTCAACACTGGCTGTTTCCAGATAGTTTTTAAAATCACCTGTCCCCAGTACCTAGAGTGGCGCTGGGGCATAGCTGGTGCTCACTTATCTCGTGGTACATGAACTGCTATATGCTAAAGGGCGGGGATTGCTCATATAACATgggcaggggtgggatgggaaaCGTTTTTAAGAGGAACTAAAAGACTGCGAGGCCCTGCCACCAGGTGCCTCCCCTAGGCCGCGGCCCAGGATGCCCACCCCCCAAAACTCGCTCTCAGACACTCGGGCACCCCGCTGGGTTTCTGCTCAATTCTGCTCTCCCCCCACCGGGGTCATGGCTGTCTCCTCCTGGGCCTGGGTACCCCGTGACTCAGAGCAGGGCTCAGGCCTGCCCTTGCGCCTGGGGCCACGCCAGGCTCTAGGGAAGGTGCGCTCACCTGGCTTGGGCCAGGCCAGGCTAATGGCAAATGCTCCACCCCAGCGTCACATCTGACGTCTGGTCCACAAAACTTGGTCACCTGAAGTCCactgccctgccctcagggaatgCACAGTCAAGTTGGGGAGACCATAATGCCCCCATCAGGGATCCCATAGGACGGGGAGGCCTGCTTCCTAGAAGTGTCCGGCAGAAGAGAGGAATAGGTGGGAGGCCagaggagggacagagagggaTTTAGATTGCTGCTAAATGCCATGGGCTTGCCCCACACCCCTACCCCGTGGGCTCCTTTAATCCTCCCACTACCATGGGGACTGGAAAAGTCAGGTTTACACAGAGGCCAAGAGAAGAAACATGACCTGACCAAGGTCACACGACTAGCGAGAAACCCAGTCAGAATCAAACCCAGGACCCGCTGGCTTCAAATCCCCTGCCTGTCGGCCCCAGGCCGTGTCAAGTACTAGAGGTAAAGGGGcggcttcctggagaagggggCATGTGTGTCGGGGCGTGATGTGCCTGCACTGAGGCTCAGCACCCCCAGAGTGTGAGGTGGGTGGAGGGAGCAGGGGTGCAGCTCAGGCTGAGCGCCCCCATTCCATGGAGAAaacagggtggggcaggggaggcccTGCAGGGCAACAGGCCCAGCAAGTGAGGGGTGACAACAAACAGGGCCCAGTCAGCAGGGACAGGAGGGGAGGTAAGGCACAGTAATGAGCTCCCTGGGGCCTCGTGCCTGCTGCCGGGACCCAGGGTCTGTCACCACAGCAGCACCAGAAGGCAGAGTGCAATTAGCCCAGAGCAGCCCTGACTCGCCCAACCTCCCAGGGACCTAAGCTCCTGGAGATCTGCCCCTGAAGCTTCCAGACAAGCCAGGCTGGGTGCCCCAACACCCTGCAGGAGGAACCTTAGGCCCAGAGACAAACACAGGCCTGcccatggtcacaaagcaccaacaAAAACCTCTTGCCTGCGGGTCCGGGGCCCCTTCTTCCACTTGCTAGGTGGAGAGCTGTCCCCGGGGTCGGGCCCAGGGCAGGGCACCCGGTAAGCTGAGGCTCATCTCTACACATGACTAGACAGCCCGTTCCCCAGGAGGGGACACAGAGGGCCAGGCCCCGGCCCCACTGCAGGCCCCGGGAGGCCTGGGGCTGCTGGCCAGTCGCTGGGGAGGAACTCTGTTCTCAAAACTTTCTTGAGCCCTCTCTGTGCCGGGCTCCTGCTGGGCTCAGCAGGAAGATATAGACCAGCTTTGTCTGTGAGCTCGAGAGGGGAGATCACAGATAAACAGGCAATTACAGGGCTGGGTGGGAGGTGTAAGGCCAGCCCCACAGGGTTCCCATGTGCCACCTGATCGGGGCACCTTGTTCTGGGCTCAGAGAAGGGGGTTGGAGCCTGGAGGCAGGAGGGTGAGGACAGCTCTACACCCGAAGAACAGCGCCAGATCCCGAGCCTCTGTGGGCCATGAGGCTCTCCAAGGCCCTCCCAGCTTGGACGCCCCGTGACCACCCATGTCTACGGATCTCTGCCGTGGGGCCTACAGCACAGAGCTTCCCGTATCCCACAGGACCACCGGGGCCAGGCCCCAGGGATGCCCACTCGGGGGTGGCTTTGAGAGGTCACACCCTTGTTCAGAAGACATGACAACAGGACACCTACCACAGTCCCAGCCTCGGCGAAGGGCACAGCTCCCTCTGATGGCTGAGGGATGCCTCAGAGGATGAGAACAAACTCATCTGCCCCTTGCACCCTGCTTGCCCAGGAACACCCATCATGTTCCATGAATCTTAATGATCACAACACTGGTCACTGCAGCGCTGCCCTGCACAAGGCCCTGTAAGCACAGTACCTTGTTCCACCCTCACAGCTCCCCGAGAGGGAGCTACTCTGATATCCCAACTTTCTGGATGAGTAACCTGAGGCTAATTACAAAGCTATGAAACGGCGAGGCTGGGACTCGCACCTGAGCCTGTAAGACTCGGATGCCCGGTGTTCTTAAGCCCTACCGCTAGTCCCTACAGAAAGAGCAGAAAGGGCAGGGATGAGAAAGGGGCAATGACTTGTATTTGCTGGCGTGGGAACCCAGGACGCAGTCCCCATCAGTTACTCTTTAGAAACCACAACTCCAGCCTCCCTGCTTCCCCAAGGAGGGAGCTCTGAGTGTTGGACTTAAGGGCTGCACCGCCGAATGCTGCCACGAGAGGGCGAAGTGTCAGGACCGGAGCCCATTCTTTCCAACCTAAAACCCTGTGGTTCTGGTCCAGAATATCAGCTGCTTGGAACCATGAATCATGAAACAGGATTGTCTGGATCACTCCAGCTGTTCAGAGTGAGAagagtgaggcccagagaaggacaAGAGCTGGCCAAGTCGCACAGCAGATACTGGCAGGGGTCTCCTGAGCCGCGGTTAGTGGTGTCTCCACACTGCACGTGCTTTAGGCAGCCTCCACATTTCACAGGTGCGTATTCTGCTCAGTGGGCCCCCAACAGTCAAGAGCGGCCGCATCAGAACTGGGAGCTCTGCAGATTCCCAGCACCTGCCCCTGAGCTGGCAGGGGCAGGGAAGGCAATTCTGATGCTCAGTCAGCACTGGGGAGCCCTGGCATCACCCCGCCCCATCCCCACACAGGCTGTCGTAACGTCTCACCTGCTCACTCAGGCTGCACCTCCCCCATCTGATGGGGAGGGCGCCAGGCTGAGTTAAGTCTCCCCAGCACCCCTGCCTGACCCAGGCCTCACCTTTTGCCACAGTGACTCGCGGGAAGCGAGGGACGAGCAGGCCGCCACAAACCAGCAGTTGCCCACCTGGCCCTGGTGCAGGTCGTGGGAGCTGATGCCATCCACAAAGAGGCGGGGGTCCTCGCATATGTCCTGTGGAGAAGCCGAGAGGAGACCTCACTGTCTGCTGGAGATTCGCACGCCTCCCCTTGCCGACTGGGGCCCTGGGTCAGTTTCTCCAAGTCCAGCTTCCCCCAGGGCTGCCCAGgaagcccttctcccctcccctggctGAAGAACTCTGCTCTTCTGCCGAAGTTTGGATGATGAGCAAATACTGTGGAAGGACTTCGAGGGGCTGGACCCGGGCCACcaccttcctcctgccctctgtGGTCCTCCCTGACCAGCAAGGGCTCAGTGTCCATCATCCTCCAGCACCAGCAGCCCTGCAGGGCCATCCCAGCCAGCTCTCAGGGGCCCACAGTCACAAAGTGGGGTGAGGTGCAGGGCAGAAACACATCAAAATTGCACATGACGAGTGCAAAGGGCCAGGGAGAAGCGAGGAGACAACCATCCCAGGACCCATATGGGCACATCCTCGGGCTGTCTCATCTGACCCTCACCCCACCCAAGCAGTGTggcatttttattccattttatggatgaggaatgAAGGTTCAGAGAGAGGCAGTGACTTTCAAGGACACACAGCAAGAAATGCCGAGCAGAGCTGAGCAGACACCCCCAGAGCTCCCCGAGTGCCCACCCCAGTCCCCTCCTCCTCACCCATCAGCATCTTCACTCTACAGAGCTGAGAGCAAGTGACTGCTCTCCAAGGGGGGCAACAATACGGGCTGGGGGAGGTAAACACTGAGACATGCCTTCCTTCCTGCTGGCACCGTGATCTATCCTCACCATGGTCCTGAGAGGTGGGAATTgtgctcatttcacagatgaggaaactgaggcccagagaggttgaacAACATACCGCAGCCACACAGCACTGGCCTGCCTCCACTTCAGCTGGTGTTCCTGAACCAGTTCAATCACAACAGAGCTACTGAGGTCCTACTGGAGGcagccagcagagggcagcagagtCAGGAAGTCAGAATTCAAATTCCTGCTCCCCATTTACCGGCTGTGCAACTTTGGGCCAGtggctcaacctctctgagcctccatttcctccccGTGCAAAGGAAGTAGATTATTATGCTTGCAGGGCTGTGTAAGGACTCCACAGAACATGCAGGCAGAGCACTTGGCCGGGGAAAACGGGGCAAAGGGCCATCAGGTCTCACTAAGGTGTTCAGGACTCCTGTTGCCACCTCTACCTGGGAAAACCAGAGTTTGGGAGGGCCATTGAGCGCTGTAACTCCCCTGAGGGCATGAGCACTCCAGATGGGATTTCAGGGTGACCCAGGGCCAAGCTGCAAGAGGATCCCCCAGAGTACAGACTGCGGA
Protein-coding regions in this window:
- the OMP gene encoding olfactory marker protein; the encoded protein is MAEDEPKPTQLDTPLVLGEDLTKQMRLRVESLKQRGGKRQDGEKLPPPAESMYRIDFTQQQRLDVVLDKPGKVTITGTSQIWMPDLTNLMTRQLLDRAAIFWRKEDSEAMDWNEADALEFGERLSELAKIRKVMYFLITFSEGVEPANLKASVVFSQL